A window from Mixophyes fleayi isolate aMixFle1 chromosome 12, aMixFle1.hap1, whole genome shotgun sequence encodes these proteins:
- the LOC142108319 gene encoding olfactory receptor 6C4-like produces the protein MMETNKTVVKEFILLAFADLHQFQNLLFAIFLLTYITCVMGNVTIIVLVRIEPSLHTTMYFFISVFSILEIMFVSVTVPRLLANLITANNIISFSECFTQMYISGSLGVTECYLLVVMVFDRHLAINNPLHYAAIMTHALCIELAVLPWIMGFAISLIPIIITARLEFCGPNMIDHFFCDLAPLQNLACSDPFISIICTSTSAILISVLPLIIIIGFYVNIIMTVSKIKTEEGKQKAFSTCTSHLIVASLYYGTGIIVYVKPKGSHYDKYLAIMYTIFTPMINPFIYTFRNRDAKKVFRNSINRLIKPLPLLNNHIK, from the coding sequence ATGATGGAAACAAACAAAACTGTTGTAaaagaatttattttattggctTTTGCTGATTTACACCAGTTTCAGAATTTACTTTTCGCTATTTTTCTGCTGACCTACATTACATGTGTCATGGGGAACGTTACTATAATTGTTCTTGTCAGAATAGAACCTTCTCTTCATACTacgatgtatttttttattagtgtattcTCTATTTTAGAAATTATGTTTGTGTCTGTCACTGTCCCCAGACTTTTAGCCAATCTAATCACAGCTAATAATATTATATCTTTCAGTGAATGTTTTACCCAAATGTACATCTCTGGCTCCTTAGGTGTAACTGAATGTTATCTTCTTGTAGTAATGGTCTTTGACCGACACCTGGCTATTAACAATCCTTTACACTACGCAGCTATAATGACACATGCTTTATGTATTGAGTTGGCTGTTTTACCGTGGATCATGGGATTTGCTATTAGTTTAATCCCCATAATCATCACAGCACGTTTGGAATTCTGTGGCCCTAATATGATTGACCACTTCTTCTGTGACTTGGCTCCTCTGCAGAACTTGGCATGTTCAGATCCCTTCATTAGCATTATATGTACAAGCACAAGTGcaattttaatttctgttttgcCTTTAATTATAATCATAGGATTCTATGTCAATATCATAATGACTGTTTCAAAGATCAAGACTgaggagggaaaacagaaagccTTTTCCACATGTACATCTCATCTCATCGTAGCCAGTCTATATTATGGTACAGGCATCATTGTGTATGTCAAACCTAAGGGAAGTCATTATGACAAGTATCTTGCTATTATGTACACAATATTCACGCCTATGATTAACCCTTTTATTTACACCTTTAGAAACAGGGATGCGAAGAAAGTTTTCAGGAATTCAATAAACCGTCTTATAAAACCACTTCCATTGTTAAATAATCATATTAAATAG